DNA from Streptomyces rishiriensis:
TCGCCCACCGCGGCGAGGCCATCGGCCTGATCGGCTCCAACGGCTCGGGCAAGTCCACGCTGCTGCGCGCCATCGCCGGTCTGCTGCCGCCGGAGAGCGGCAAGGTCTACACCGACGGCCAGCCCTCGCTGCTCGGCGTCAACGCGGCCCTGATGAACGACCTCACCGGCGAGCGGAACGTCACCCTCGGCGGGCTCGCGATGGGCATGTCCCGTGAGCAGATCAAGGAGCGCTACCAGGAGATCGTCGACTTCTCCGGCATCAACGAGAAGGGCGACTTCATCACCCTGCCGATGCGCACCTACTCCTCGGGCATGCAGGCCCGGCTGCGCTTCTCCATCGCCGCCGCCAAGGACCACGACGTCCTGATGATCGACGAGGCGCTGGCCACCGGCGACGCGAAGTTCCGGGGGCGTT
Protein-coding regions in this window:
- a CDS encoding ABC transporter ATP-binding protein, with protein sequence MAEPLSGQRIPTVIADEVHIVYRVNGAKSGKGSATAALSRIVRRGSDDSARGVRKVHAVRGVSFVAHRGEAIGLIGSNGSGKSTLLRAIAGLLPPESGKVYTDGQPSLLGVNAALMNDLTGERNVTLGGLAMGMSREQIKERYQEIVDFSGINEKGDFITLPMRTYSSGMQARLRFSIAAAKDHDVLMIDEALATGDAKFRGRSEERIRELREHAGTVFLVSHSNKSIRDTCDRVLWLERGELRLDGPTEEVLREYEKFSGK